A genome region from Colwellia sp. Arc7-D includes the following:
- a CDS encoding phosphoribulokinase, which translates to MSSRNPIIAVTGSSGAGTSTTTESFEHIFRSLGITSATVEGDSFHRYSRQEMDMEKRKAKEQQLKISYFGDAANDFDALEKLFKDYSETGKGKMRRYLHTFDEAVPYNQMPGTFTPWEDLGDGTDLLFYEGLHGGVVTEKNDVAKHVDLLIGMVPIVNLEWIQKIIRDTNKRGHSREAVTQSIVRSMEDYISFITPQFSRTHINFQRVPTVDTSNPFSAKAIPTLDESFVVIRCREASQLDFPYYLSMIDGSFMSRINTLVVPGGKMGLAMELLLTPLIKDLMLKKNEANKQLDWMSDL; encoded by the coding sequence ATGTCGTCACGTAATCCAATTATTGCTGTTACCGGTTCATCGGGAGCAGGCACTTCGACGACAACAGAATCGTTCGAGCATATATTTCGATCGCTCGGCATTACATCAGCCACTGTTGAAGGAGATAGCTTTCATCGTTATTCTCGTCAAGAGATGGATATGGAAAAACGTAAAGCCAAAGAGCAGCAACTTAAAATTAGTTATTTTGGTGATGCAGCTAATGACTTTGATGCACTTGAAAAGCTATTTAAAGACTACTCAGAAACAGGCAAAGGGAAAATGCGTCGTTATTTGCATACCTTTGATGAAGCTGTTCCATATAATCAAATGCCAGGAACATTCACACCTTGGGAAGATCTAGGTGATGGGACTGATCTCTTATTTTATGAAGGCTTACATGGCGGAGTTGTTACTGAAAAGAATGACGTTGCTAAACATGTTGATTTACTCATAGGCATGGTGCCTATTGTAAACTTAGAGTGGATTCAGAAAATTATTAGGGATACAAACAAGCGTGGACATAGTCGCGAAGCTGTAACACAAAGCATTGTTAGGAGTATGGAAGATTACATTTCTTTTATAACACCTCAGTTTTCACGTACACACATAAACTTTCAGCGCGTACCAACTGTGGATACATCAAACCCCTTTAGTGCTAAAGCAATACCAACATTAGACGAAAGCTTTGTTGTTATTCGTTGCAGAGAAGCCAGTCAGCTAGATTTTCCATATTACCTGAGTATGATAGATGGATCTTTCATGTCGAGGATCAATACCTTGGTTGTGCCAGGTGGGAAGATGGGTTTAGCTATGGAGCTTTTACTGACGCCCTTAATTAAAGACTTAATGCTTAAAAAGAATGAAGCAAATAAGCAACTTGACTGGATGAGTGATCTATAA
- the rplQ gene encoding 50S ribosomal protein L17 has translation MRHRKSGRQLNRNSSHRKAMFRNMASSLVKHGLIKTTVAKAKELRMVVEPLITLAKTDSVANRRLAFARTQDKEVVGILFNELGARYQERPGGYTRILKCGFRTGDKAPMAYVELVDRPAAEEAAEVVEEVNAEA, from the coding sequence ATGCGCCATCGTAAAAGCGGTCGCCAGTTAAACCGTAATAGCAGTCATCGTAAAGCGATGTTCCGCAATATGGCAAGCTCTTTAGTAAAGCACGGTTTGATCAAAACTACCGTTGCTAAAGCTAAAGAACTACGTATGGTAGTAGAGCCATTGATTACATTGGCTAAAACCGACAGTGTTGCAAATCGCCGTTTAGCGTTTGCTCGTACACAAGATAAAGAAGTAGTAGGTATTTTATTCAACGAACTTGGTGCACGTTACCAAGAACGTCCAGGTGGTTACACTCGCATTTTAAAATGTGGTTTCCGTACTGGTGATAAAGCTCCTATGGCTTACGTTGAACTTGTTGACCGCCCAGCAGCTGAAGAAGCCGCTGAAGTAGTTGAAGAAGTTAACGCAGAAGCATAA
- the rpoA gene encoding DNA-directed RNA polymerase subunit alpha, giving the protein MQGSVTEFLRPRLVDIETISATRAKVTLEPLERGFGHTLGNALRRILLSSMPGCAVTEVEIDGVLHEYSSKEGVQEDIIEILLNLKGLAISLEGKNEAVLTLTKSGEGPVTAADIQHDGDVEIANPTHVICHLTGDGSISMRIKVEMGRGYVPASARRDAEEEDRAIGRLLVDASFSPVVRIAYDVDSARVEQRTDLDKLVLDMETNGTLDPEEAIRRASTILAEQLDAFVELRDVTEVEPKEEKPLFDPILLRPVDDLELTVRSANCLKAEAIQYIGDLVQRAEVELLKTPNLGKKSLTEIKDVLASRGLSLGMRLENWPPESIADND; this is encoded by the coding sequence ATGCAGGGTTCTGTAACCGAATTCCTTAGACCACGATTGGTAGATATTGAAACTATTAGTGCTACTCGTGCTAAAGTAACTTTAGAGCCATTAGAGCGTGGTTTTGGTCACACTTTAGGTAATGCGTTACGCCGCATTCTTTTATCTTCAATGCCGGGTTGTGCTGTAACTGAAGTTGAAATTGACGGTGTACTTCATGAGTACAGCAGTAAAGAAGGTGTGCAAGAAGACATCATCGAAATACTGTTAAACCTTAAGGGACTAGCGATAAGTTTAGAAGGCAAAAATGAAGCTGTTCTTACCTTAACTAAGTCCGGTGAAGGCCCTGTAACGGCTGCCGATATCCAACATGATGGTGATGTAGAAATTGCAAACCCAACTCATGTAATCTGTCATTTGACAGGTGATGGTTCTATCAGTATGCGTATAAAGGTTGAAATGGGACGTGGTTATGTTCCTGCTTCAGCTCGACGCGACGCCGAGGAAGAAGATCGTGCAATTGGACGTTTGTTAGTTGATGCTTCATTCAGTCCAGTTGTAAGAATTGCCTATGATGTTGATTCTGCACGTGTTGAACAGCGTACAGATTTGGACAAACTGGTCTTAGACATGGAAACTAACGGTACGTTAGATCCTGAAGAAGCAATTCGTCGCGCTTCAACAATTTTAGCTGAACAGCTAGATGCGTTTGTAGAGCTTCGTGATGTAACTGAAGTTGAACCAAAAGAGGAAAAACCACTGTTTGATCCTATTTTGCTTCGTCCTGTTGATGACCTTGAACTTACTGTTCGTTCAGCAAACTGCCTAAAAGCAGAAGCAATTCAATATATTGGCGATTTAGTACAGCGTGCTGAAGTTGAGCTTCTTAAAACACCTAATTTAGGTAAGAAGTCTTTAACTGAAATCAAAGACGTTTTGGCGTCTCGTGGTTTGTCTCTAGGTATGCGCCTAGAAAACTGGCCACCTGAAAGCATAGCTGATAACGACTAA
- the rpsD gene encoding 30S ribosomal protein S4: MARYLGPKLKLSRREGTDLFLKSGVRAIDTKCKIETIPGQHGARRGRLSDYGIQLREKQKVRRIYGVLEKQFRNYYKEAARLKGNTGENLLQLLEKRLDNVVYRMGYASTRAEARQLVSHKAIVVNGVVVNIPSFTVKAEDVVSVREKSKTQARIIAALELAEQREKPVWVEVDNKKLEGVFKRVPDRSDLSAEINEQLIVELYSK, encoded by the coding sequence ATGGCTAGATATTTAGGTCCTAAGTTAAAGCTTAGTCGCCGCGAAGGTACAGATTTGTTCCTTAAAAGCGGTGTTAGAGCAATTGACACTAAATGTAAAATCGAAACAATACCAGGTCAACATGGCGCCCGTCGCGGTCGTTTATCTGACTACGGTATTCAACTTCGTGAAAAACAAAAAGTTCGTCGTATATATGGCGTACTAGAAAAACAATTCCGCAACTACTATAAAGAAGCGGCTCGTCTAAAAGGCAATACAGGTGAAAACTTGTTGCAACTTTTAGAGAAACGTCTTGATAACGTAGTATACCGTATGGGCTATGCAAGCACTCGTGCTGAAGCTCGTCAACTAGTTAGCCACAAAGCTATCGTAGTTAACGGTGTTGTTGTTAATATTCCATCTTTCACTGTTAAAGCCGAAGATGTAGTTTCTGTACGTGAAAAGTCTAAAACTCAAGCGCGTATCATCGCAGCTTTAGAATTAGCTGAGCAACGTGAGAAGCCAGTTTGGGTTGAAGTAGATAACAAGAAACTTGAAGGTGTTTTCAAACGCGTTCCTGATCGTTCTGACTTGTCTGCCGAAATTAATGAACAGTTGATTGTTGAACTTTACTCTAAGTAA
- the rpsK gene encoding 30S ribosomal protein S11, with protein sequence MAKTPVRTRKRVKKQVADGMAHIHASFNNTIVTLTDRQGNALSWATAGGSGFRGSRKSTPFAAQVAADRAGKAAQEFGLKNIEVFVKGPGPGRESAIRALNAAGFKITNITDVTPIPHNGCRPPKKRRV encoded by the coding sequence ATGGCTAAAACACCTGTACGTACGCGTAAACGCGTAAAAAAACAAGTTGCTGACGGCATGGCTCATATCCATGCATCTTTCAACAACACAATCGTAACTCTTACTGATCGTCAAGGTAACGCCTTATCATGGGCGACTGCTGGTGGTTCAGGTTTCCGTGGTTCACGTAAATCTACTCCATTTGCTGCGCAAGTAGCTGCAGATCGTGCTGGTAAAGCAGCACAAGAGTTTGGCTTGAAGAATATTGAAGTGTTCGTTAAAGGTCCGGGTCCAGGTCGTGAATCTGCTATCCGTGCTTTAAATGCTGCTGGTTTTAAAATCACCAACATTACTGACGTTACACCTATTCCTCATAATGGTTGTCGTCCTCCTAAGAAACGTCGCGTTTAA
- the rpsM gene encoding 30S ribosomal protein S13 — protein MARIAGINIPDRKHAVIAITAIFGIGATRAKAICVATGIAESTKISELDEAQIDLLRAEVDKYTVEGDLRREVSMNIKRLMDLGCYRGIRHRRSLPLRGQRTKTNARTRKGPRKPIKK, from the coding sequence GTGGCCCGTATCGCTGGCATTAACATCCCTGATCGTAAGCATGCAGTAATCGCCATTACTGCGATCTTCGGTATCGGAGCAACACGTGCGAAAGCAATTTGTGTTGCAACTGGTATTGCAGAGTCAACTAAGATCAGTGAATTGGACGAAGCTCAAATTGATTTGCTTCGTGCAGAAGTGGATAAATACACCGTAGAAGGTGATTTACGCCGTGAAGTTTCAATGAACATTAAACGTCTTATGGATTTAGGTTGTTACCGTGGTATTCGCCACCGTCGCAGTCTTCCTCTACGTGGTCAACGCACTAAAACTAATGCGCGCACCCGTAAAGGTCCTCGTAAGCCAATTAAGAAGTAA
- the rpmJ gene encoding 50S ribosomal protein L36: MKVRASVKKICRNCKVVKRAGVIRVICEEPKHKQRQG, from the coding sequence ATGAAAGTACGTGCATCCGTAAAAAAGATTTGTCGTAATTGTAAAGTTGTTAAACGTGCTGGTGTAATTCGTGTAATCTGCGAAGAGCCAAAGCACAAGCAACGTCAAGGCTAA
- the secY gene encoding preprotein translocase subunit SecY: protein MATPGIDNKAKGGLSELKQRLWFVFGALIVLRLGTFVPIPGIDAAVLAQLFEQQKGTIVEMFNMFSGGALERASVLALGIMPYISASIIMQLLTVMHPAMAELKKEGEAGRRKISQYTRYGTLVLATVQSIAIARSLPGMMPGLVMDAGFGFYFAAVVSLVTGTMFLMWLGEQITERGIGNGISILIFAGIVAGMPSAVGQTAEAARQGELHLLVLLLIGVIIFATTFFVVFVERGQRRIVVNYAKRQQGRKVFAAQSTHLPLKVNMAGVIPPIFASSIILFPGTLASWFGQGEGMVADFLQEVSIAISPGQPLYVMLLAAAIIFFCFFYTALVFNPRETADNLKKSGAFIPGIRPGEQTSKYIDKVMTRLTLAGAMYITFICLVPQFIIMAWDVNFYFGGTSLLIIVVVIMDFMAQVQTHLMSHQYDNVLKKANLKGYGR, encoded by the coding sequence ATGGCTACACCAGGAATTGATAATAAAGCAAAAGGCGGATTGTCTGAGCTTAAACAAAGATTGTGGTTTGTATTCGGTGCACTTATCGTGCTTCGTTTGGGAACATTTGTGCCAATCCCTGGTATTGACGCCGCTGTATTAGCTCAGTTGTTCGAACAACAAAAGGGCACCATTGTAGAAATGTTTAACATGTTCTCCGGTGGTGCACTTGAGCGAGCCTCTGTATTGGCACTAGGTATTATGCCGTACATCTCAGCTTCTATCATTATGCAATTGCTTACGGTTATGCACCCGGCAATGGCAGAATTGAAAAAAGAAGGTGAAGCTGGACGACGTAAGATCAGTCAATACACCCGCTACGGCACTTTAGTTCTAGCGACTGTACAATCAATTGCAATAGCAAGAAGTTTACCGGGGATGATGCCAGGTCTAGTAATGGACGCAGGTTTCGGATTCTACTTTGCTGCGGTAGTAAGTTTGGTTACTGGTACCATGTTTTTAATGTGGTTAGGTGAGCAAATTACGGAACGCGGTATTGGTAACGGTATATCTATCTTGATATTCGCAGGTATAGTTGCTGGTATGCCGTCAGCTGTTGGTCAAACAGCAGAGGCGGCGCGTCAAGGTGAATTGCACTTATTGGTATTATTGCTAATTGGCGTAATTATATTTGCTACGACTTTCTTTGTAGTATTTGTGGAACGTGGTCAACGACGTATCGTTGTTAACTACGCTAAACGTCAGCAAGGCCGTAAGGTTTTCGCTGCCCAAAGCACGCATTTACCACTTAAAGTCAATATGGCAGGTGTTATTCCACCAATTTTCGCCTCAAGTATTATCTTGTTTCCAGGCACGCTTGCGAGCTGGTTTGGTCAAGGTGAAGGTATGGTTGCTGATTTCCTACAAGAAGTATCAATTGCTATTTCTCCAGGACAGCCGCTATATGTAATGTTACTTGCAGCAGCGATAATATTCTTCTGTTTCTTTTACACGGCTCTTGTATTCAATCCGCGTGAAACAGCAGATAACCTGAAAAAATCCGGTGCGTTTATTCCTGGGATCCGTCCTGGTGAGCAAACGTCAAAATATATAGATAAAGTAATGACTCGTTTAACCTTAGCTGGTGCGATGTATATAACCTTTATCTGTTTGGTACCTCAGTTTATTATTATGGCATGGGACGTTAATTTTTACTTTGGCGGCACATCACTACTTATTATTGTAGTTGTAATAATGGACTTTATGGCACAAGTACAAACGCATTTGATGTCTCATCAATATGACAATGTACTTAAGAAAGCAAACCTTAAGGGCTACGGTCGTTAG
- the rplO gene encoding 50S ribosomal protein L15, giving the protein MHLNTLSPAPGAKKAKKRCGRGIGSGIGKTGGRGHKGQKSRSGGSVRPGFEGGQMPLKQRLPKFGFTSRKSLVRAEVRLHELNNITGDVVDIFALKDANLITRNIVAVKIMLSGEITRPITVRGLGVTKGARAAIEAAGGKIEE; this is encoded by the coding sequence ATGCATTTAAATACTTTATCTCCTGCACCAGGTGCTAAGAAAGCCAAGAAACGCTGTGGGCGTGGTATTGGTTCTGGCATAGGTAAAACAGGCGGTCGTGGTCACAAAGGTCAGAAATCTCGTTCTGGCGGTAGTGTACGTCCTGGTTTCGAAGGTGGTCAAATGCCATTGAAACAACGTTTACCTAAGTTTGGTTTCACGTCACGTAAATCTTTGGTTCGCGCTGAAGTACGTTTACATGAACTAAACAACATCACAGGTGATGTTGTCGATATCTTTGCCCTTAAAGATGCTAACTTAATCACACGTAATATTGTTGCAGTGAAAATCATGCTTTCTGGTGAAATCACTCGTCCAATTACTGTACGTGGTTTAGGTGTTACTAAAGGCGCTCGTGCAGCTATTGAAGCTGCAGGCGGAAAAATCGAGGAATAG
- the rpmD gene encoding 50S ribosomal protein L30 yields MAKTVRITQLKSSIGRLPKHRATLKGLGLRRIRHTVELEDTPSVRGMINQVSYMIKVED; encoded by the coding sequence ATGGCTAAAACAGTTAGAATAACTCAGTTAAAAAGTTCTATCGGTCGTTTACCGAAGCATAGAGCTACATTAAAGGGTCTTGGTTTACGTCGTATCCGTCATACAGTAGAGTTAGAAGATACTCCATCTGTACGCGGTATGATTAATCAAGTATCTTATATGATTAAGGTGGAGGATTAA
- the rpsE gene encoding 30S ribosomal protein S5: MANHNQENSQQSDMAEKLIAVNRVSKVVKGGRIFSFTALTVVGDGAGRVGFGYGKAREVPAAIQKAMEKARRNLVTVDLKGTTLQHVVIGKHSGSKVYMQPASEGTGIIAGGAMRAVLEVAGVQNVLSKAYGSTNPINVVRATVSALANMHSPEAVAAKRGKSVSDILG, encoded by the coding sequence ATGGCTAATCATAATCAAGAAAACTCACAACAAAGTGATATGGCTGAAAAGCTAATCGCAGTTAACCGCGTTTCAAAAGTGGTTAAAGGTGGTCGTATTTTCAGTTTCACAGCACTAACCGTAGTTGGTGATGGCGCTGGTCGCGTTGGTTTTGGTTACGGTAAAGCACGTGAAGTGCCTGCTGCAATCCAAAAAGCAATGGAAAAAGCACGTCGTAACTTAGTAACCGTTGATTTGAAGGGTACTACTCTTCAGCATGTCGTTATCGGCAAGCACTCTGGTTCAAAAGTTTACATGCAACCAGCTTCTGAAGGTACAGGTATAATCGCCGGTGGCGCTATGCGTGCAGTACTTGAAGTTGCAGGCGTACAGAACGTATTGTCTAAGGCATACGGTTCTACTAACCCAATAAACGTAGTTCGCGCTACTGTTTCTGCTCTTGCGAATATGCATTCGCCTGAAGCTGTTGCAGCAAAACGTGGCAAAAGCGTTTCAGATATTCTGGGGTAA
- the rplR gene encoding 50S ribosomal protein L18 translates to MDKKTSRLRRAKRSRAKISELGANRLVVFRTPRHIYAQLIAPTGSEVIASASTLDKEVSAQLEKTGNVEAATAVGKAIAERAVAKGITSVAFDRSGFRYHGRVKALADAAREAGLQF, encoded by the coding sequence ATGGATAAGAAAACATCTCGTTTGCGCAGAGCTAAACGCTCTCGTGCAAAAATTAGCGAGTTGGGTGCGAATCGTTTAGTTGTATTCCGTACTCCTCGTCATATTTACGCGCAATTGATTGCACCAACAGGTTCTGAAGTAATCGCGTCAGCGTCTACTTTAGACAAAGAAGTTAGTGCTCAGTTAGAAAAAACAGGTAACGTTGAAGCAGCTACGGCTGTAGGTAAGGCAATTGCAGAACGTGCAGTAGCTAAAGGCATCACTAGTGTTGCTTTTGACCGTTCAGGTTTCCGTTACCATGGTCGCGTGAAAGCGTTAGCAGATGCAGCTCGCGAAGCTGGTCTTCAGTTTTAG
- the rplF gene encoding 50S ribosomal protein L6, with product MSRVAKAHVAIPAGVTITLSGQDIKVKGPMGELSHTIHGAVVVSQEENNIITNIVADVKGAWAQAGTVRSLINNMVEGVSKGFEKKLLLNGVGYRAKAAGKNLNLSLGFSHPVDHAIPDGITVETPSQTEIILKGADKQLVGQTAANIRAYRKPEPYKGKGIRYSDENVRRKEAKKK from the coding sequence ATGTCTCGTGTCGCAAAAGCACATGTCGCAATCCCTGCAGGCGTTACTATTACGTTATCAGGTCAAGACATTAAAGTTAAAGGTCCAATGGGTGAATTATCTCACACGATCCATGGTGCTGTTGTTGTTTCTCAAGAAGAAAACAACATTATCACTAATATCGTTGCTGATGTTAAAGGCGCTTGGGCTCAAGCCGGTACAGTACGCTCTTTAATCAATAATATGGTTGAAGGTGTAAGTAAAGGTTTTGAAAAGAAATTATTGTTAAACGGTGTTGGTTACCGTGCTAAAGCTGCGGGTAAGAACTTAAACTTATCTTTAGGCTTTTCACATCCGGTTGACCACGCAATTCCTGATGGAATTACTGTTGAAACTCCTAGCCAAACTGAAATCATACTGAAAGGTGCTGATAAACAGTTGGTCGGTCAAACTGCAGCGAACATTCGCGCATACCGTAAACCTGAGCCTTATAAAGGTAAAGGGATTCGTTATAGCGATGAGAATGTACGTCGTAAAGAAGCTAAGAAGAAGTAG
- the rpsH gene encoding 30S ribosomal protein S8 — MVMMTDPIADMFTRIRNGQSAAKTAVTMPSSKVKVALANLLKEEGYISDFSVTGEAKPELTVELKYFEGKEVIEVIKRVSRPGLRVYKGAQELPKVLAGMGIAIISTSKGLMTDRAARNAGLGGEVLGFVE, encoded by the coding sequence ATGGTTATGATGACTGATCCTATCGCGGACATGTTTACACGCATCCGCAACGGTCAATCTGCAGCAAAGACTGCAGTTACAATGCCATCTTCTAAGGTAAAAGTTGCACTTGCCAACTTGCTTAAAGAAGAAGGTTACATTTCAGATTTTTCAGTTACTGGCGAAGCAAAGCCTGAGTTAACTGTAGAATTGAAATATTTTGAAGGTAAAGAAGTAATTGAAGTGATCAAACGTGTTTCACGTCCAGGTCTTCGCGTATACAAAGGTGCTCAAGAGCTTCCTAAAGTATTAGCAGGCATGGGTATCGCTATTATTTCTACTTCTAAAGGTCTAATGACTGATCGCGCCGCTCGCAATGCGGGTCTTGGCGGTGAAGTTCTTGGTTTCGTAGAGTAA
- the rpsN gene encoding 30S ribosomal protein S14 codes for MAKTSMKAREAKRTKLVAQYAEKRSALKAIISGVDSSEEERWDAVLKLQSLPRDSSSSRQRNRCNITGRPHGFLRKFGLSRIKLRETMMRGEVPGLKKASW; via the coding sequence ATGGCTAAAACGTCAATGAAAGCTCGTGAAGCTAAAAGAACCAAGTTAGTTGCACAATATGCTGAAAAGCGTAGTGCACTAAAAGCTATCATCTCTGGTGTTGATTCTTCTGAAGAAGAACGCTGGGATGCAGTATTGAAACTTCAAAGTTTACCTCGTGATTCGAGCAGTAGTCGTCAACGTAACCGTTGTAACATTACTGGCCGTCCACATGGTTTCTTACGTAAATTCGGTTTAAGCCGTATTAAATTACGTGAAACTATGATGCGCGGTGAAGTTCCAGGTCTTAAGAAAGCTAGTTGGTAA
- the rplE gene encoding 50S ribosomal protein L5, with the protein MAKLHDFYKDTIVSELQKKFEYKSVMQVPRIEKITLNMGVGEAIADKKVLEHATNDLTAISGQKPVTTVARKSVAGFKIREGYPIGTKVTLRGERMWEFLERLISISIPRIRDFRGLNPKSFDGRGNYSMGVREQIIFPEIEYDKIDKIRGMDITITTSAKNNEEGHALLTAFNFPFKKKV; encoded by the coding sequence ATGGCGAAACTGCATGATTTTTACAAAGATACAATTGTAAGCGAACTTCAGAAGAAGTTTGAGTACAAAAGTGTCATGCAAGTCCCTCGGATTGAAAAGATCACCCTTAACATGGGTGTTGGCGAAGCGATTGCTGATAAAAAAGTATTAGAGCACGCCACAAATGATCTTACTGCAATCTCAGGTCAAAAACCTGTCACGACAGTAGCACGCAAATCAGTTGCGGGCTTTAAAATTCGTGAAGGCTACCCTATTGGCACAAAAGTAACTCTACGTGGCGAACGTATGTGGGAATTTTTAGAGCGTTTAATCTCTATTTCTATTCCTCGTATCCGTGATTTCCGTGGCTTGAATCCTAAGTCATTCGATGGTCGTGGTAACTACAGCATGGGCGTACGTGAGCAAATCATTTTCCCTGAAATCGAATACGATAAAATCGATAAGATTCGCGGAATGGATATCACTATCACTACAAGTGCGAAGAATAACGAAGAAGGTCATGCATTATTGACTGCCTTCAACTTCCCATTTAAGAAGAAGGTGTAG
- the rplX gene encoding 50S ribosomal protein L24 produces the protein MASKIRRDDEVIVLAGKDKGKTGKVTKVLVEESKVFVEGINLIKKHTKPVPQLQQPGGIVEKEAPLNVSNVAIVNPATGKADRVGFRDEDGKKARFFKSNNELI, from the coding sequence ATGGCATCTAAGATTCGTCGTGATGATGAAGTAATCGTACTTGCAGGAAAAGACAAGGGCAAAACTGGTAAAGTGACCAAAGTTCTTGTTGAAGAAAGCAAAGTATTTGTTGAAGGTATCAACTTAATCAAGAAACACACCAAGCCTGTACCTCAGTTACAGCAGCCTGGTGGGATTGTTGAAAAAGAAGCACCTTTAAATGTATCCAACGTTGCGATTGTTAACCCAGCTACTGGCAAAGCAGATCGTGTTGGTTTTAGAGATGAAGACGGCAAAAAAGCTCGTTTTTTCAAATCTAATAACGAATTAATTTAA
- the rplN gene encoding 50S ribosomal protein L14 has protein sequence MIQMQSQLNVADNSGARRVQCIKVLGGSHRRYARIGDIIKIAVKESNPRGKVKKGDVLTAVVVRTKKGVRRSDGSTIRFDENAAVMLNANLQPIGTRIFGPVTRELRNEKFMKIVSLAPEVL, from the coding sequence ATGATCCAAATGCAATCACAATTGAACGTAGCTGATAACAGCGGCGCTCGACGTGTACAATGTATAAAGGTTCTTGGTGGTTCGCACCGTCGCTACGCACGCATTGGTGACATCATTAAAATTGCAGTGAAGGAATCAAATCCTCGCGGCAAAGTTAAAAAAGGTGATGTTCTTACTGCAGTAGTGGTGCGCACTAAGAAAGGTGTTCGTCGTTCAGATGGTTCAACCATCCGTTTTGACGAAAATGCGGCTGTAATGTTAAATGCTAACTTACAACCAATTGGTACTCGTATTTTCGGTCCTGTGACTCGTGAACTTCGTAATGAAAAATTCATGAAAATTGTTTCACTTGCACCAGAAGTACTATAA